The segment GGCGCGTCGGGGCACCGGGTCGTGATCGAGGAGTTCATGCGGGGCGTGGAAGTGTCGCTCATGTACTTCGTCGACGCCCACACCGCCGTGCCGATGCTCCCCGCCCGGGACTTCAAGCGCCTGCTGGATGGCGATCGCGGCCCGAACACGGGTGGGATGGGCGCGTTCTCGCCCGTGCCGCGCGTGACGCAGGACGTGATCGACCGCGTGACTCGGGAGATTGTGCAGCCGACCCTCGCGCGCCTGCGCGAGATGGGCGCGGTGTATCGCGGCGTGCTGTACGCCGGACTCATGCTGACCGACGAGGGGCCGAAGGTCGTGGAGTTCAACTGCCGCTTCGGCGATCCCGAGACGGAGGTCGTGCTCCCGCTGTTTGCCGGGGACCTGTTCGAGGTGATGTGGGCGGTTGCGCACGATTCCCTGCAACCCGCCGCGGTGTCCTGGCACCGGGATGCAGCGGTGTGCGTCGTGATGGCGAGCGCGGGCTACCCCGCGTCCTCCGAGACCGGCGTGCCCATCGAGCTCCCGGGGCAGCTCCCGGAAGGCGTGACCGTGTTTCACGCCGGCACGCGCGCGGGCGAAGGCGGCCGCCTCGAAACCGCAGGCGGCCGCGTGCTCACCGTGAGCGCCGTCGCGCACGACATCCCCGCGGCCCTGGACCGCGCGTACACCGCCGTCGCCTCGATCCGCTTTAGCGGAGCGCAGTATCGCCACGATATCGCACATAATTGGCAATCCTAGCAATGTGCGCTATCCTTATCTCCGGGAATGGCGGCCACGACGCTGGCCGCTTTACGCGGAGGAGGGATCGCGTTGTACGCCATCTTGATGCTCTGTGCGGCGGCGATGTACGGGCTCGTATCGCCCGTTCTGCGCATCGCGTACGCATCCGGGCTCGATCCCGCCACGGCCACCGACGCGCAGTACGCCATCGCGGCGGTGTGCCTGTGGGCCGTCGCACTGTTTCGCCACCGGGGCAAGCGGATCGATCGCCGCCAGTGGCTGCTCATCGCCCTCATCGGCCTCATGAATGCCCTGTTCTGCTACACGTACTATCGT is part of the Alicyclobacillus vulcanalis genome and harbors:
- the purD gene encoding phosphoribosylamine--glycine ligase, which encodes MGNAERRPRVLVVGQGAREHAMVWKLAQSESRPTIYAAPGNPGMAEWAELVNISASDHAAMVRFCRERGVDLVAVGPEQPLAEGLADALAEAGIAVFGPSRLAAQLEASKAFSKQVMEEAGVPTARHRTFADLDEARAYVRAHGAPIVVKADGLAAGKGVVVAETVDEAERALEDMLVGGRFGASGHRVVIEEFMRGVEVSLMYFVDAHTAVPMLPARDFKRLLDGDRGPNTGGMGAFSPVPRVTQDVIDRVTREIVQPTLARLREMGAVYRGVLYAGLMLTDEGPKVVEFNCRFGDPETEVVLPLFAGDLFEVMWAVAHDSLQPAAVSWHRDAAVCVVMASAGYPASSETGVPIELPGQLPEGVTVFHAGTRAGEGGRLETAGGRVLTVSAVAHDIPAALDRAYTAVASIRFSGAQYRHDIAHNWQS